Below is a window of Osmia bicornis bicornis chromosome 8, iOsmBic2.1, whole genome shotgun sequence DNA.
aaattttgtttaattttggagttaaaaataatgaaactggGAAAATATGGCGACTCATTTTCACTCAACCTCAACGAAGACTATGTgagtataaaaatatgaaattttcctttctccATAGAATATTCCAGGATCCCTATGAACACTTTTCTCGTCCCAAACATTGGAAGCATCCAAAAAGACCCTGTCTTCGAACGGGTTAAACTGTAGCCCGTTAAGTGGCTGAAAGGGTAGCGAAAAAAGGCGAAACAGAAACGGAGGAGCACGTGAATGCCTCAATTATGTCACCGATACGGTGCGCGCACTCGCACGCCGCAGGGTGTTATCCTCTAAGCTGAATCGGACAGTTAAGTTCAATCTGAAACGCGACTACTTGGTGTTCGTGGGTTAGCCAACGTTAGCGACGTTGTTGCACACCAGCACGAGTCGATTCGTCGACGTACGACGACTTCTGTCGGTCCATCTATTCCTGGCAGTGTGCTGCTCGACTCCGTCAAGCTCCTGTCTCGTCTTCTCGTCGCGATTATCCTTATCCGCACCCCTTTAACTCGCGAGACTCCACTCTTTGGACGCACGGTGTTCTCGAGGTGTGAAACACGGCGATTAGACAGGTGTCTCGCGATTCGTGGGAAAGGTAGTGATAAGTGGAGAAAGGGTTGTTGCGCTAAGTGGTTGGTGCCTTTCGGAATTTCAGGTGATCGTCGATTCTTAATGGATCCTCTGATGTTGATTAGGTCTCTCGTCTCATTAAGTGAAAATTGGTACCCTTTTTAGAAATTGAgggaatattaattaattatagaaaatgaagtacttttctttcatttttcgaGCTGCACCAGAAAAGCTTGATTACTTTGAATCTTACAATGAATATTAGCGTTCGAGGGTCTTATTTGTTAGCGAATGAGGTTTGGAGAAGATTGCAAACAGCGCGTGGCCATTGAAAAGTCAGagtcataaaaataaatcaaaccAACCGAGAAAACCGGTGTTGAGTAATCGTCTGCATTCTATGTACTGTATCTTCAGACATTGGCAAACTGTCAGCGACATGGTTTCGTTCACTACCGAAACAATCATGAAAAATGCCTAATGGAGTTCCATGAAACGATGGCGTGAAATGGTTACGAAAGTTCAGAAAGATCATAGAATTATGTTTTATAAAGCTGGAGgattatatgaaatatttgaaacacTTTCCTCCAAGAACCGTGATTCATTTAATCCGAAAGTATACTTAATAACGGACCTGAACAAACATAATGAGATCAGTTTTCGTTTCTGAAATTTAGAGGAAACAGATAACTCAGTTCCTTTTATTGTACGATTATTTTGGAACACGGTAAATAAGTCTGTGATTCATAAGAAAAAGATCGAATCAGCATTTATTCGATGAAAATTCAAGTAAATTTTGGTATGTCCTAAACTATTCCACTAATTTCTCGATTGCGTATGCGGTGATCATTGAAGCTAATAAAAATCGAGTTCGTTGGTCCACTAAATGGTACGGGAAAAGCTCGAGTTGCCTAAATTAATTCGTTCCCGCTGTAAAATAGATCCGTCGACTGAGTGGGCGACAAACTTGCATAATATCACGAAAATTGGGCTGTTCTGCGAAGGACGGATACTATACATCTACCAtccaattaaaataaatgaaaattaatttcgttaCAAAATCGCAAATGTTATCCTTAGGGTTCCTAAGACACTTGGTGTAACTAGGTAGAAGCCAGGGTGGCCTTAGTCCCCTGatcctttaaaaattttaagattctaaaattctagaatttcagaatttcaaaatgaaatttcagatCCTTAAAGcttcaaaattttagaattaaaaaatttcaacatttcTATGGGACCTAACCCACCCCAGAAAAAATCTTAATTAACACGATAAGAATAAcattctttgaaaaataagaaaaactaTCTGGATAGTTACTTCTGGATAGTATGGCATGTCCAACTACGCGTGCCTCGTCGGTCAATCAGCTAATTGCCGGTATATCAATTTTCATTGGGCGCAATTGCGCGAGCATACGAACGCATTGTGGTTGCACTTGCCCCGTGGGTCGGCTCAAACAGGATACAGCATAGTTTCCCTTTGTGCAGATTCATTGTCTTGTTTTCGCGTTTTCCATTGGTAGCCGAGTTAAACGTACGACCAATGCGTCTTTCGGTCTGCTCGAACCTCGATATTTAAATTGTCCCTACCGAGTCGAGATAGAGAAATGGACAGGAGAAATGGGAGATTGTTCGATAAAGCTGAGCTTCTTTGTTCTATCAATTCATCGCGTCCTTTTGTGGTGGAATAAATTGAACACGTCCATCGGTGGGAACTGCACCGTCGTTTCTAACTCACGGCTTGCCGGTTCTTCCAATCTTTCCACTTATCATTGTCATTTTGActtatcaaattttttaatttataattcaaattttcaagaataatttttcaagcttCTCAAGTTGGAGTTTAAACCCTGGGGAACGGTGTAACCCTTGAATCGtagtccgccgtccgagggttaataaaTTTCGATGCCTCCGAGCCAATAGGGCCAATGTTGCTCGAACATGTCCAAATAAATGAAATCTCATTGTCAGAGTCAATTGCTCTTGGCACCCAAGTTCGCCAGTGAACTATGATGCTAAAGTCTATGGCCCAGTTTTCGCGTTTCCCAATGACCCGTTGATCCAAACGTATTTCCATTACGTCTGATAGCTATCAAGCAACCTTCACCCGTTCAAgtgtttcttttccttctctGAAAAATCGAAAAGATGGTTGATTCGAAGGTTTCGAATCGTTCGACGATTCTTTTTCAGAGCACCTAGTAAGAATCAACTATTTCAGTCGGACGTAGTCGCGTTCCTGACGTTCTTTTCGAGAGACCGAAAGGTCGAACGCGCTAAAAAAAGAGCAACGTTTGAAATTTTGCTTGGGAAACGAAGAACAGGATCCACGTACGTGTATTACGCAACCCGAATTCTAAGAAAGATTAATTATAATCTTGAAAATTGGCTATAGGCaaagataaaaatgattattattatgcTATCGGTAAGATTAATTTAACTCTGACCTAccagaaaatatttctttcaatataGTATCTAGCTTGATAACCCCGTTTGTCTCATATTTTCAAGTAACGAAACATTCATTCTAATCATTCGTCTTCGTTCAACGATTCAAAGGAACTGATTAATGTAACCAGAGTGCatgtaaatttcaattaccGTAGGTAGGTCAAGAATAGAATAACAAATGCAATTATTTTTCCTGTctattttcgcgaaagaaaatatttatccaTCTTCGAAATCTTTATAAACCCTCCATATATTCTTGGATTTTTTTTGAGAAACTTAGAGCGTCGAGGAATTCCATCGTCCGAATGATTCTTTTCCGCGTCGAAACGCTTCGAGTAGCCTCGTGCATCGTTCGATTTCGTTGGCTAGTTCGATCAGATGCTCCTCTTCGATTATGCATACGCACGGCCGAATAAATATACGTACACCCGATAAGAAAGGTCGCGGTCGTCGTGGAAGTTCAACCGCGGCCGACAAAGCGTAAGTGCACGCCACCGTTTCGTTGCTTTTTCCAGCAGTTCGAAGCTCGTCGCTCGTGCAGCACCTATGGAAACGCCGATTCCTCGATCGCTTTTCACGGCAATCGCCTCCACGATCCACGCTTTCCTGACACGGATCCTTTCCGGCGAACGCTTTGCAGCGAGGACTAAACAGTCTTTGTTGTAGAGCAAAGACGAAAGTGTCGGCGAGGTGGAAGCTAGATCTCGAGAAGTGCTGGTGCATGAACGTCATTGTTCTCAGCTGACAGCCGTGGTTTTCTTCGTTCGCGGGTCATCGTCGTGCTCTGAATCGCGTTTCGACACGGTTCCGACGAGACCATGCTTTCCTCCGGCGAAGGGTTCGTCGAAGGATCGAATAAATTGAAACTATTCCCTGAACATTCGATGTGAGAAAGTGTCAGGTGATTTGATATGTGCCGATTGATAGagtttttcaataaaattgtgAGATGAGAGGATCGTGCTCGTGAATCGAAATGGTGAGCACCAGTCCACCCCTCGGGGTGGCCACCCTCAATCGGTGGAGGAACACCTTCTGCGGGGTGCCCAAGGCGGAAATCGAGCGCAGAACGAATGTGCTGCTTCAGGCTATGACGGTGAGTCGATCGGTCGACGATTTgttcaaaataaattgtttatttattaaaaaagatgtgatttcaattttttgaaaatgaaaaacaggTATGTATTTTAATCTCTGTGTTTGACcttttattgttgaaaagaGTCCAACAAAGGAAGCGAGCATAAATTATCCTCCTATTGTATCTTTTTCCTGCTAATTGTTCGTTCGGTCGAGACCCGCGTTAACAGAAGAACTTTGAACCATGAGTATCATGGCTCAAGTGACGTTTCCACGATCGTCTTGTAACTAAATCTCTGTGTACACACCGTTATCAATGTCTCCCAACTAGCAGATGCTACAATTACGAGTGACGCAAGTGGATTGAGTACTATTTCTCAATAACATAACTATTGACCATCGCGAAGAAGCGAGGGAAATTCAAAAACCCTCTGCGATGCCTTTAAGAAACATTAGCGAAGTGTGTTTCCCTAAGACGCGTGGATCTCTGGGGATCTTTATTCAggaacaaaatttttattatttactgcAGATTGAAGAGCTGTACGCTGCTCTGTTATATATGACCCAGCACCAAATAGGCTACGACGTATCCAACGAGTGTGGAcaagaaattttattgaatcaCCTCCAAAATGCGTTCAAAATCGACAACGAAACGCACGAGAGAGTTCTGGAGGAGACAAGGAAGATGGAGGTGAGAATCTACCTGCTATCATAGggaaattgttaatatttcaGCTAAAGATGTGTATACACGATTACCACTTAGCCACCGGAAATGCATTTGAACGTGGAAGTGATCGAGGCGAAGGAATTAGTATCGAAGGATGCTAATGGAAAGAGCGACCCTTTCTGCGCCCTTTATCTCGAGTCAGCACCCACCAGAAGGTACAACACTGCCGTGAAAACGTCCACATTGAGTCCCGTCTGGGAAGAACACTTTGAACTGTGAGTTTATTTTACAATGCATtctgttaaataaatattcattaatttttttgaaaattattttagaccCCTAGAAGACCCAGAAAACGACGTGCTATTTCTGGAAGTATGGTGAGTTCGAAGTGAAATTACATATTATAGTTTCTAGATAATcttgattttttattacagggaTTTCGATGCCGCGGAGACGGTTCCCGAGAAGATGAGCAAGGTGAAGGATGTGAAAGGTGTTCGAGGTCTGGTGAAACTCGCGAAGGAGATCGCGGTTACCGCCACTACCGGTAGCCACGATAATGAATTCATCGGTCGTTGTAGAATACCTCTGAAGGTATAATTAAAAACCTGCTTATCACATTCCTTGCGTCAGATTGTCAATTCCATagcaaaattataattgcCTCCTGTTCTAATTAcacttttcaaaaatcattTCAGGACATCCCAACCACTGGGCACACAATGTGGTACTCTCTGgagaaaaagaacaaatcTAAACGTCGTGGAGTGGTGAAGTTAAGATTGGCTTTCAGCGCTGAACACAACGCACAGGTAGCTGCACAGGAGTACAGACACCTGCTCAGAGTGTTACTGTTGCACGAGATAGAAAATGAGAAGATAGAGAAATACTGTTGGTGCGGAAGATGGTCCGCACCCGCGGaggttcttcttcttcaacaCAGCGCTCAACGAGGTTTGCTGGCCAGGAATGTGGCACTAGCACAGTGGGTGGAATACGCAGGGATACATCAGGAACATCCCTTAAGCTTCACAGTGTTCAGTAAACTGGCGATTGATTTGTTGAGGCCCATGGAAAATTGCCTCTTCTCCCCGGATGAGAGCAGGTTATTTTGGAATGCCACGAAGAAACTATTGTATTCGTGTTTGAATAGTATTCGAAAAATTAGGAGGCTCACACCGGGTGATAAAAACACTATGGCACAGTTGTCTGCGATTTTGGGGTAATTATCggtgatttaattaattctattaattgggTGAAGCAAGTTTGAGCTTTTCGGTATTAGCAGCTGTTTGTCTGTTTTAGAATACTGTCGTCCGTTTCGTGCCTTAAAGTTcctgaagaaattaatttattcccTCAAAAAATGTACTCCTGGTTCATGGATCAGGACGAAAACTCGAGTGTCCTTCAGGCTTTGGAGTACACCGTCGAGCAGGGTGGCGCTGAATGGTAGAGGATCCATCAATATTTATTCCAAAATCACTTAAGGCTTTCAATTAACCAgtacaattattaattcacGTTTCGTCTCAGGTTCAAACACATACTGAATAATAATTCTCCAGAGAGTGATTCGGACGAAGATCATTTAAAATACCATATCAAAGTGATACAACTTGTTAGGGCGGATCTACAGAGTGCCCTTGATTATTACGACAAACTATTCATTAAGTAAAGGATCtttagaaaaatgaatatcTTCTTCATTGAATATccattgtaattaattttaattccagACGAATCAACTTCCCCTATGCGAGGTGTCTGTACATGATGTACGAGAAGAGGATCAGTGACATGTGCATGATCATCGTCGAGGATGTTTGTGGCAGGTTAAAGAGAATTGAGATTGAGAACAGTGATGTTGAATTGAATTTAGGAACAACGTTGTTCGAGCTCTATCTCGCGTTACAGAGATATGCTATGTAAGTTGAAAATATAGACATTAGAAATTCAGAAAGCAAATTTTTGAATCCTGGTATTTTAATTCTGAGACGATAGATCGtagtttcaattaaaattcaatgaagtaattttttatttgaaggGTTGGTGAGGTCCTCTGTGCAGAAGGGCAGCTCGAAGGGATGAAGGTTCAAAGCTACCACGAATGGTTCAGAGCTGGAGTGGCACACTGGTTGGACATAGCCGTGTACAAGGCTCTAAAACGAATAGATAGAGCAGTAGAATTCGACACGTTGCAAGCAGTCGATAACACTGTTCAATATAGCTCGAGTGCAGTGGATACTTTGACGATATTCTACCAAATCAAAGTGTTCTGGACGCAGCTGGCGTGGCCTGATATAGAAGGATCGTATACTTTCATAGCCAAAATTATAGACGTGAGTTATTGACAGATTTGAGAAGTCTTTGACGTAATTTCACTCTTGAGAATCTTTCACAAACAAATTCATAGCGTTTTCTAATCACTCGGACACTGCATTGATTCAAGTGTCTTTGCTAGCAACTAAAGAAATATTCTAATTCTGATGACtgctaattaaaaataatttgtatcgCGATTTTTTAGGATATTTGCAAGTGTTCGATCGCGTATGCTGATAAAATGGCGAAGAAAGCAGAGCTCACCACCGAATTGGAGCAATTATCCGAAAGCAGCGTGTACGACAAGAAGTTTTTCGTGTCGACGGCATGGTGCTTCGCGATCAACAATATCGATTATATTAGAACATCGATCGCACCTTTGGCTAATGATCTGGGACTTCAGAATATTGTGGACGTACTGGCGGAAAAGAAAACGCAAGAAGACGCAGAGAGATGTCGACAAACCCTTCAATTAATTATCGATAATGCTACTGATACTGTGAAGAACAAGATCTTTGAATTGTTGCAAGTGGTGGCGAACAAAATGGCGCCTGCTATGAATAGGTAATTAGATAATTATCTGATCACACCCCCAAAAATGTCGAATCTCCTTTTCATCATTCTGCAATTAGAAGATTCTTAAATTCCACAATtctacaatttaaaaattccagaacttcaaaatttcatatttccataattccataatttcaaaatttgaaaattctagattttcaaaaattctaagGGACCTAGCCCACCCCAAAAAGGTTCTAGTTATTccaatatttctattattttcaattatttctaaattccatTGAAATTCAGGTACCTCATGGAAGGTGCAGAATTGATAGACACCACCAGCAACGCCATGGATCGTCTCCTTCAATATTTAGACAATAATTTAACCACCCTGCACGACAATTTGAACGAGGACAATTTCGAAAGAGTATTAATTGTCATTTGGGAGATAATGTCAGAGACCCTGTACCAATTAgtgaataataatttagaGGTATCTAAGAAGAATTCTAAACAACCAAACACGTGgacttaaattaaattaataattatttgatgcAGAAAAGAAGACCACCCTCGTTTTATTCGAATCTCCATCGAACTCTACACACGCTTATTCGATTTTTCAATGTTGGAGCGGATGAAGCAGCAAATGTTAAAGTTTTGGAGAAAATTGAACATCTTTTGCAATTGCATGGTTTGGAGACGGCTGACTTGATACATCGTTATCATCAAGAACGAGTGAAGGAACAAAAGGAGATGGAAGAATCTGAATATGGACAGCTGACCATCAAAGCACAATTCGTGGATAATTCTTTGAGTATTCAAATACTGAATGCCAGAAAGCTGCGACCAATAGACAGTAATGGTAAGAAATAAGGACTACACCCTccttaaatatataatatataatttagaAATCGCATGATTACTATATTGTATAGGGTGATTCTGatgattaatttgaatttaaattattttatttcgtcTCTTTTTAGTACAATGATTAGCAATCGTTAGCAATCTGAAGATTGGAATTATAAACATTCATAAAGATATAGTActtcattaaaaagaaagagtAAAATTAACTCGAAGGTCTTCACAGTGGAGACATCTTTCttcgaatgaaatatttctgatATAAATAATCcaagaatcaccctgtatatcgtAGCAATAATTAAACTGAAAGAAGATCGCACGAATTCGAGCGCAATTTAcaaagaaattgatttttcgtAGACCGTTTAATTAATTGCCTGTTTCGTGAATCGATGACGGGAATGAGCGAGTGATTCGCGATAAAGGAAATGACATTTTCTTTCGATTTTGTAGGCGATTTGGTAGGCAAGGTGTCTACTCTCAAGCGCAAGCTTCATACAAAATCTAAACAAAGACTGAAAGAATGGAAGACAAGTATGTAAACGTGGATGAAAATACACGCTCTTCCTCATCATTGTTCCAAATAGAATGTTTCATTCGGTTTTGCCTGCCCTCGCGATTCTTAGAACGTCATATTTGCATGACACTGTTGAAGCAATTAACAGTGATTCCAATTAAAATCTATCAAgacgaaaatttcattaacatCGCAAGATTAATGCAAAATAAATCTGTGAAGACGATTCGAATCGTCTTTCGTCTCGCTAGATTTATAAAAGGGACCACTGTGCATTTCTGTTACTTTGAATTTGTACCTAGAGATGTATGTAGACAGTAGGAGACCATCAAGAACGATGATAGTCACCTTCACCGTGCATGATTCCACATTGGGGTCTTCTGGTAATTCGAAAGAACATCACGAGAATAAATTTCCTCCTGTTTTTAGGTAGCTGCGATTCGTACGTGAAAATCAGGCTACTTCCGGAGGAAAAGTTTGCCGATGTGAAGCTTCCCAAAACGCATGTACAGAAGGAAAACTTGTATCCTCTGTTTGATGAAGTTTTCAACATGTAAGAGATAAATAATATCCCTGTGGAATACTATAAATCATTGccatttttattaatgataATTCTAATATTTCCAGTCCTCTAACTCCGGAACAGAGATCAACCGAAGGCGCGATAATAGCTTTTGAATTGAAAGACAAAGACTTTCTTAGATCGAGATTCATGGCGGAAGCTTTTCTATCGTTCAGCGAAGTTCCGGAAACGGGAGCAGATCAAGGAATAGAAACTCTTGACCAGATTCATCTAACACTTTCACGTCCTACCAATAGAAGTATGTTTCAATCTTAAACAACACCCTTTCgttttttaatcatttatttatttttggaTTTTATATATAGGTACCGAAGTAGTTCAGGCATTGAAACAGAGGAAAGGAGACAATCAGGCGACAGAATTTCTATCGAAGCTCAGTTCCAAAGTCGAAAGGAAAACTTAGTCTTCGTGGAAGAAGAATCACGATTTTATACTGTGCAACAACGAACACTATTAGATCATAATACCTGTCGATACGTAACATCTTTTAccaacattttttaaataatttatttatagtcATGTATTTCAACGAAAATTGCATTTCCCTGAAATTCAAAGTTCTTTCAATTCAATCAACTCATTTTACATACACGATTATTAGAACTTCATTTGAAAAAGAGTATTTTTATAGAATAcacaaaagtatttttataaaattgttgaAGGTTTGGAGAAGATTATATTCATAGGTGTATATATGATCGTTGCATCAAAGGCgaaagtaattttttttatcccgATTATTCGCGCAAGTACCATACATCGATTTTTGAAGAAATACTCTTTGTACATAGcgtatttttcataaaataaaacgtTTTACGAATACTAGACAAAACGTGATCATCCTATTTTAAATACTACGTTTATTTGTACTAGAAATGTCACCAATTGTAATGCAAATAAATCATACAAAACttcagaaataattaattatttgttacagaaaacttttacatcatttttaatttcatatgaATGCGCGCTTTGGGAACAAACCTCTGTCGCTACCTAACGATGTGCGGTGAAATTAGAGACATAGAAAATTCATCGATTTTAATGATTTGAATAAGTTATAAACAAGTTATAAACTCTGGTATATAGTGATCGTAGAACACTTTTTATGCtctaatagaaaaataaaatcacttaattttcaaaaatgcaATTTGCGGCTTTGTTAGTTCTATCTCTCTACACCAGATAGCGCTCCTAGTACCATTTTCAAATATCGCAGTCcgggaaattaaaaaaacatgaaTAAAATGTCCAATTAGGAAAGAAAGATAAGTTAATCTATTTtagaataaatgaaataaatttttgaaaatactaaatcaaatatttaacTACTCATTTTCAGAGATTCTGAATTCAAGATTGGTATTCTTCTAAAGAAGATTCAGTAGAAGATGAAAATTCGATATTGCGTGGCAGACGCATGTAACTCGGATTACTTAATTGACTCTGTTTCGTAACATGTTATCTCGTTATCGTGGCCCTTTCGTTTGATGATTCGGTGGCGTGCAAAAAGTCATCTACGCAACGCTTGTAGTTACAAGTGCACGCAATGGTAACTAATTTCGCAATTTTCTGTTATGGCTTAATTTTTTCGCCTCTCATTCACGACACTTCACGAaacgattgaaaattttctctttcgaaATACAATCCACACGGGAACCTTCAAAATTCCAAACTGGAGGTATCAGGTGTTAAACGACACAAAATTTTGTACGAACCAATTgagattttaaaattcaaggaaaCAGGAGAACttcgaaaaaaaaacagaaacgTGAAACTTGAAATTTCGACAAGATACGAGTAGTACAAATTACAAAGTTAAAACGATTGCACGATTGATGGAAACTCAACACTTTTTGCATACTGATCGAAGGTACACAAGGGCGAAATTTTCAGCAGAAAATTCGCAAACATCGACACGGTGTTCCGTGGATTTTAAACGGAGAAACCATCCTCGTAATTGCGTATAATGGAATCCGTGGGATCGTTTTACAGAAAGATCGGAAAAActgtttaaaattcaaatgaatgcGGACGGTCGTGGCTACAGCAAACAGTGCAATAACCGGTGCTCACTTGACGATCGAGTTTTGGAAGCTTTATGTGCCAAGCAACGATGGCACTCCGCTTTAATTGCCTTACAATTGATTTCGTATTACTCCGAACCAGTTTGCTGGTCGTTGTTCCATCGTTGAACGTTAAACACTGCTCGAAAGGAGCCTTTCGAAAAAATTGCGAAATCGAACATCGTTGTTTTATTCGCGCGAAGCAAACCACTTCAATGAaaaagtttttaaaaaaatctaacaAGTCGATGGAATAAATTGATGAAGTTCAATCGACTGAACCGGTTATTGCTATTAATAAATTCTTCATCTTTTTATCGAGGTACATTAATATTCCGGAATAATAGGTTcgattttaatatttgaaaaattta
It encodes the following:
- the LOC114876881 gene encoding protein unc-13 homolog 4B isoform X3 — encoded protein: MDEEAMWKDFYHKIVVEKETKEKEQQENSEHEIRSEPRKMAHFEKLDEQHPYYAIAAARMWQKPETKEVTTASIYWKFAAFNFIQKRIQESDGGFFENLGTLLAEKVRAQEEVEGPIPKKIEEAEEAEEESNLSEEENIDEPVEALLETDSDRDENEHATNFLAESMGWNIEELYAALLYMTQHQIGYDVSNECGQEILLNHLQNAFKIDNETHERVLEETRKMEPPEMHLNVEVIEAKELVSKDANGKSDPFCALYLESAPTRRYNTAVKTSTLSPVWEEHFELPLEDPENDVLFLEVWDFDAAETVPEKMSKVKDVKGVRGLVKLAKEIAVTATTGSHDNEFIGRCRIPLKDIPTTGHTMWYSLEKKNKSKRRGVVKLRLAFSAEHNAQVAAQEYRHLLRVLLLHEIENEKIEKYCWCGRWSAPAEVLLLQHSAQRGLLARNVALAQWVEYAGIHQEHPLSFTVFSKLAIDLLRPMENCLFSPDESRLFWNATKKLLYSCLNSIRKIRRLTPGDKNTMAQLSAILGILSSVSCLKVPEEINLFPQKMYSWFMDQDENSSVLQALEYTVEQGGAEWFKHILNNNSPESDSDEDHLKYHIKVIQLVRADLQSALDYYDKLFIKRINFPYARCLYMMYEKRISDMCMIIVEDVCGRLKRIEIENSDVELNLGTTLFELYLALQRYAMVGEVLCAEGQLEGMKVQSYHEWFRAGVAHWLDIAVYKALKRIDRAVEFDTLQAVDNTVQYSSSAVDTLTIFYQIKVFWTQLAWPDIEGSYTFIAKIIDDICKCSIAYADKMAKKAELTTELEQLSESSVYDKKFFVSTAWCFAINNIDYIRTSIAPLANDLGLQNIVDVLAEKKTQEDAERCRQTLQLIIDNATDTVKNKIFELLQVVANKMAPAMNRYLMEGAELIDTTSNAMDRLLQYLDNNLTTLHDNLNEDNFERVLIVIWEIMSETLYQLVNNNLEKRRPPSFYSNLHRTLHTLIRFFNVGADEAANVKVLEKIEHLLQLHGLETADLIHRYHQERVKEQKEMEESEYGQLTIKAQFVDNSLSIQILNARKLRPIDSNGDLVGKVSTLKRKLHTKSKQRLKEWKTSSCDSYVKIRLLPEEKFADVKLPKTHVQKENLYPLFDEVFNIPLTPEQRSTEGAIIAFELKDKDFLRSRFMAEAFLSFSEVPETGADQGIETLDQIHLTLSRPTNRSTEVVQALKQRKGDNQATEFLSKLSSKVERKT
- the LOC114876881 gene encoding protein unc-13 homolog 4B isoform X5, translating into MDEEAMWKDFYHKIVVEKETKEKEQQENSEHEIRIQESDGGFFENLGTLLAEKVRAQEEVEGPIPKKIEEAEEAEEESNLSEEENIDEPVEALLETDSDRDENEHATNFLAESMGWNIEELYAALLYMTQHQIGYDVSNECGQEILLNHLQNAFKIDNETHERVLEETRKMEPPEMHLNVEVIEAKELVSKDANGKSDPFCALYLESAPTRRYNTAVKTSTLSPVWEEHFELPLEDPENDVLFLEVWDFDAAETVPEKMSKVKDVKGVRGLVKLAKEIAVTATTGSHDNEFIGRCRIPLKDIPTTGHTMWYSLEKKNKSKRRGVVKLRLAFSAEHNAQVAAQEYRHLLRVLLLHEIENEKIEKYCWCGRWSAPAEVLLLQHSAQRGLLARNVALAQWVEYAGIHQEHPLSFTVFSKLAIDLLRPMENCLFSPDESRLFWNATKKLLYSCLNSIRKIRRLTPGDKNTMAQLSAILGILSSVSCLKVPEEINLFPQKMYSWFMDQDENSSVLQALEYTVEQGGAEWFKHILNNNSPESDSDEDHLKYHIKVIQLVRADLQSALDYYDKLFIKRINFPYARCLYMMYEKRISDMCMIIVEDVCGRLKRIEIENSDVELNLGTTLFELYLALQRYAMVGEVLCAEGQLEGMKVQSYHEWFRAGVAHWLDIAVYKALKRIDRAVEFDTLQAVDNTVQYSSSAVDTLTIFYQIKVFWTQLAWPDIEGSYTFIAKIIDDICKCSIAYADKMAKKAELTTELEQLSESSVYDKKFFVSTAWCFAINNIDYIRTSIAPLANDLGLQNIVDVLAEKKTQEDAERCRQTLQLIIDNATDTVKNKIFELLQVVANKMAPAMNRYLMEGAELIDTTSNAMDRLLQYLDNNLTTLHDNLNEDNFERVLIVIWEIMSETLYQLVNNNLEKRRPPSFYSNLHRTLHTLIRFFNVGADEAANVKVLEKIEHLLQLHGLETADLIHRYHQERVKEQKEMEESEYGQLTIKAQFVDNSLSIQILNARKLRPIDSNGDLVGKVSTLKRKLHTKSKQRLKEWKTSSCDSYVKIRLLPEEKFADVKLPKTHVQKENLYPLFDEVFNIPLTPEQRSTEGAIIAFELKDKDFLRSRFMAEAFLSFSEVPETGADQGIETLDQIHLTLSRPTNRSTEVVQALKQRKGDNQATEFLSKLSSKVERKT